Genomic window (Candidatus Nitrosocosmicus franklandus):
GGAATACTTAGACAAAAGAATAGTTTATCTGTATTTAAAGATGGCACAATAAGGTTTGATGCAACAAACGAACCACTTACTCATTTTATGCCATTTTTCATCAATACATCTATTTCAACTTTAAGAAAATTAGGCTATACAGTTGATTATCAGAATATGGAAATTAATTCTGATAAGCAAATTATAGAATTACTAATCCAAGACGTAATAATTCCACTTGATTCTGCAAAATATCTTTTAAAGACTGCTAAATTTATTGATGAGGAAATGGTGAGTTTGTATAACTTACCACCAATTTACAACGCATATACTGAAAATGATTTGATTGGACATTTAATTGTTGGATTGGCACCACATACTTCTGTTGGTATTATAGGACGTATAATAGGTTTTACAGAGTCGCAAGTTTGCTTAGGTTCACCTATTTGGCACTCAGCAAAAAGAAGAGATTGCGATGGTGACGCGGATTCAATTATTTTATTATTTGATGCGTTCTTAAATTTTTCATATTCCTTTTTGCCTGACAAAATTGGTGGTTTGATGGACGCTCCTTTACTCATACAACCCATCGTATTACCTCATGAGGTTCAACGACAGGCTCATAATGTCGATATAGTAGAAAAATACCCTCTTACCTTTTATCAAAAAACTTGGTTAGGAGTAAAAGCGTCTGATGTCTTAGATTCAGTCGAAATATTAAAAAACCGAATTGGAACAAATAAACAATTTTATGATTATGGTTTTACTCACTTTACTAATACATTAATTTCTGATGTAAACCGAAGTGCATACTCTACTTTAAATACTATGAACGAAAAATTAGAAATGCAAATAGCAACTGCGAATCTTATCAATTCTGTAGATACAAATGAAGTAATTTCAATGGTTCTGACTACACATATAATTCCTGATATAATGGGTAACATGAGATCTTATTCGTCACAGTCATTTAGATGTAATAAATGTGGTGAAAAGTATAGGAGAATCCCATTGTATGGGAAATGTTTGAATTGCAGCAATACTCTATTACAAACTGTTACTCGCGGTTCAGTTGAAAAATATGTAGCCTTAGCAGAGAATTTGTGCAATAATTTTAAAGTAACAAATTATTTGAGAAGTAGGGTAGAATCATTGATCGTAGAATTAAATTTCATATTTCGATTAAAAGAAGAACAACCTACATTGTTAGATTATCTATAGCTTGTTATAATTCCTTTGGAATTTTAAATTCCTTCAAGATTAAAAGTTTGCAAAATTTATTTGATAAGGTTTCAGGGTGGACAAATTAACTACTATCGCTATTCCAGGAGTAGGAGTAATCCCCATGGCACGTTGAAAAGGTGTTTGGGTTTGCCACGCTCCAGAATTTACTACTAGTGTACCCTTATAGCTGTCGACGTCAATTACATGAACATGACCAGAATGAAAAATATCAGGAACTTCTTCAATAACCATCATATCCTCAACCTCTGGAGCTATAGGTGTTCTTTGTCCGTAAATAGGTGAAAGATGCCTAGCTTTTAGTAAAATCTTCATTGCTTCAGCAGGTTTGGAATAGCTTAATCCAGGTATGGTAGCAATGGTGTCATCTAGACTTTGACCATGGAACATTAGAGTCCTAACTCCTTCCATGTCAATCATACAGGGATTACCCAACATGGTAATATTGCTTAGGGAGTAGATCTTATCTGCATATTTTTTAGGAATCGCCGGTTGAGGCAATGCACGTCTACCCAGATCATGATTTCCTGGGATCAAAAATACTTTCATATGCTTAGGTATTCTTGATAGTAATTTTGTAGCGTGTTCCATCTGAGAAAAAGAATCTTTTTCGAGCAACTCCTTATCTTGATGTGGAAAAATACCTATTCCATCTATCAAGTCTCCGCATATACAAATGTACTTTATTTTTGAAACAATATCTTTATGCTCTCCCGTAGAATTTAACCAGTTTAGGAACATTTGAAATTCATTTTCCATAAAAAATTTACTGCCTATGTGCAAGTCAGATATCAAAACCGCATATATCTCAGAATGAGCTCGATTTGATATTCGATCTGGCACATCCAGTGAGTACAAATTCTTCATCACATAGTTCTTTTTTTTCGTATTATTTTCAAGTTCAATCATGATCATTTGATCCAAAGTCAATAATGAAATTTGTTTCTTCAAATCATCGTTATATGCCGCTATTTCTAGTAATCCTGTTTGATCATCGATAATGATGTTATAACTACTCTTTTTTAGTTTCTTTTCCATAACTAGTCCCGCAACAAACAGAGATCCTTCATTTTTCTCTTTAGATTGTAAATTCGAATTTGAGTTATTCCGCGATTGATTAAACGATTGTTTTATTGTTCCTATTCTTTTTATCCTTTTTCCATCTGGTCTATTAGATAAGATCTTTAAAGATTTGTCAAATCTGCTTCTAAACAAAGAAATATATCCCTGAACTCCTTCACCACTATTGATACTATAATTCGAATCATAAACTACATTGTTATTATAATGATTCTTAAAGTCTGATGAATCGTGAGTAATAATTTCTAATGCAGTCTTTTCAGATGCTTTCTCAATGTTATAATGCCTATCACTATTACTATGGTTCACGAGGGTGGAATACCTGTTAACTTCGTCATTTTCGGTCAATGTAATGTGTTTAAGTCCCAATGCTCTTCTGATATCTTCTGAGGAAATAATTTTGGGTTCCTTTCTTTCCTTCTTTGTTGAGAGTATTTCTTCGACTATTTGAATCATTTCTCCTTCCATATTTTCAATTAACACTAGCGCATCAGGGTGTATCTGAAAACCTCTGCTAATTATGAATGAAATTATTTTCGAGAGATTGAGGTCGATAGTCAATAGTCAAATTAACTAGTCCAAAATACATTTTAAGTCTTTTTATATAGATTTGAGATAAGATACCTAGTGATGCTGATCTCAATTAAAAAGAGACTTTTACTTTTCTTTGTTGCTGCAATCTTCTTCTTATGTATTTTCTATGCGGGATACTCCTTCAAAATGGACGAATCATTTTCCAAGGAGTTGTCGAAAAATTTTATTAATCAAATTAGAGATATTGATGAACTTGGTATTTTCTTTAATAATCTAAAAATCGCGTTGGTGATGTTTATTCCTATAATAGGTATTATCATGGGAACTATTTCTGGTTTTTCAACCGGATTAGTATTTAATTCAATAATAAATTTATCTGATACTGTTTCTTATACTAATCCCTTGATAATCTTTCTGACACCTTTTGGAATTTTAGAACTTTTATCCTATGGATTAGCTATATCTAGAGGAGGAATACTGTTCTTCGAACTCATTAAAAGAAAGTTTACAAAAAAGTCTCTTATATATCTATTAATTGAAGTAGTACTAGTTGGTATAATGCTTTTTACTGGTGCAATAATAGAATGGATGATGATTGAAAATATTCCAAGATATAATTTTACTCTATATTCTACTTAGATAAAGTTAAAATATTTTATATCATTGTTATAAAATGCCATAGTGTTTAAATAGTTTTGATGAAGATTTACGATCAGTGAATTATTAGATGCCAGTAGCAATACTTCCAGATGTTAGTGAACAGCATTGTATTGGATGTGCTTTATGTGTAGAAATTTGTACAGCTCTTGGTCCAGATGTATTAAGAGTGAAACCCGTAGAAGGTTGGAAAAGAGGCAAAGCATTTGTCTTTTATCCAGAGAGATGTATTTCTGATGGTGCTTGTATTGGTGTTTGTCCAACCAAAGCAATATTCTGGATGAGACCAATGGAATATACACCAGGGCAACCAATCCCATTAAAGAAAAACGCTATATTTACGAAAGGCTGGGAAGAGGGCTAAATCTCTATCATTTTTATTTTTTCACTAAAACTAGTAAGTTTTCATTTTATATAGATCTTTATTCTTATCTATCTCTGGGTTTATCACTTAAATATGTAACATAATTACTACTAGTTTTACTTGACAAAAAAATTATATGTTGTAGGCGTGGGGCCCGGATCTAAGGAATATCTTACCAATTATTCCATTGATATAATCAAAAAATCTCGTTTTGTTATAGGTTATAAGTACACTCTACATACTATAAGACATCTTATAGATGAATCTTACCATCAAATTTTTGAAGTGACGATGAAGAATCAAGAAGAAGTTTATCTAAATGTATTCAATAATTTAATGAATGAAAATGACATATGCACAGTCCCTTTTACAGGCGATGCAAATTTCTCTGAATCAGAGGTCGTTGACAGACTTTTAGACTTGTTTGGTGATGATAATGTTGAAATAATTCCTGGAATCAGTTCAATACAAATAGCATCAGCAAAATCTCGAGTTCCACTAGATAAAGCCAACATTATTACTTTTCATGTAACTGGCGATATAGAAGAGAGAAAAATAGATCTGATAAAATCAATTGTAGATAAGAGGAGTGTAATAGTGGTGCCAAGACCATGGCCAAATGACCCATCAAAAAATTTTATGCCTTCAGAAATCTCATCTTATATCAAAGAAAAGGGAATAGATACTTCAACAATAGATGTATGGGTATTTGAAAATCTAGCAAACAATGAAAAAGAAACAGTATATAAAGGAAAATTAGATTCACTAATAAATAAAAACTTTAGTGACCTTTCAGTGATGGTCATAGATCAAAATAAAAGACAAAGTTACTTGGATTTCTAACTTTGATTTATATGCGCTTTTTTCTAATGTACATAAAATATATTACAATTAATTCTATATATAGTTGAATGAGCAAGAGTGAATTTAGATATTGTATTGAATGTGGTTCAAAAATGTCTAAAAACATCAAGTTATGTCCAGCTTGTGGGGAATCACAGACTTAGCCAATTCTCGATTTTTTAATTTTTGCTTTTGTACTATTAATATTTCATTTTATAGTCATTCTTAAAATACCTCTATTTTTTAATATTTAAGCGATGGTAAAAAAAATAACTCTCCTTATTCCAGTCATTATTTCAGCATTCATTATAGGAATATTAGGAATTTTATTTATTCCATCAGATATAGTAAATAAGGACTTTGATTTTTCGAAAGGAACAATAAAAATAGATGATGAACTCTTGACAGTTGAAATCGCTGATACGGATTTTGATCGAAAAAGGTGGTTAACTTTTAGAGACGAAAAACTAAGTCCTGATTCTGGATTACTACTAATTTATGATAAACCTGACTTATATGCTATGTGGCTATTAAATATTAGATTTCCTATAGATTTGATGTGGTTTGATCAAGAGGGTGATCTTGTTTACCTTAAAAAAAATGCCCAACCTTGTGAGACTATTCTTGATTCATCAGAATGCACCTTTAAAAACACTAATCCTGCAAAGTTTATATTAGCAGGTGCGTCTGGATTTATTCAGTACCACAACATATCCGAACATTCAAAATTAGAAATAATTTCTGCTTGATCCTAATCATAAATAATTTATTTATTACATGGGTTCGTATACTGAGTTTTGGATGGATGAAATATGTTCATACATGAAATTTTTGAAGTTATTATCTCTTTAATGTCATAATTTCTATAAATAATTATCTAGAGGGACACGCCTTAAAATAAGTCGAAAATTAAAAGAGTAAAGGTAAAATAGTACCGTCATATTTGTTTATTGATTGCATCTAATTCATGAGATATTTCTTCAATAGATGCCTCATCTTCAAGAGTTGAGATGTCACCAATAGTTTCTTTGTTCACAATAGATTTTAAAAGTCTCCTCATTATCTTACCACTTCGTGTTTTTGGTAACTTGTTTACAAAGTATATCTTTTCAGCAGATGCAATGGGTCCAATCGTACGCTTAATGTGTTCATTTACTTCTATGCTTAGATTTTGCGTTGGCTGGATTTCCTTTCTTAATACCAAGAATGCTATGATGGTTTCACCTTTGATTTTATCCCTTTTACTAGTAACCGCTGCTTCAGCTATTGATGGATGGGATACAAATGCACTTTCTAACTCTATAGTTCCCAACCTATGACCAGCGACCTTTAAAATATCATCCGCTCTTCCTAATACCCATATATATTTATCATTATCTTGATATGCAAAATCCCCTGTAAAGAAACTATTCTCTGCCTTTTGCCAATATGTTTCTTTATATCTTTCTTTGTTATTCCACAATGATATAAGCATTCCTGGCCATGGTTTCTTAATTGTGAGGTATCCTTTTTTACCATCTTCTATCTTTATACCTCTATCATCGACTATTTCAATCTCAATTCCTGGTAATGAAAACGATCCAGACCCAGGTTTCATTTTTAAGTTTTCAATCCCTGGACACATGCTTATCATGATTCCGCCGGTTTCAGTTTGCCACCATGTATCTATTATTGGACAATTTTTTTTCCCGATTACATCAAAATACCATTTCCAGACTTCAGGGTTTATTGGTTCTCCTACGGTACCTAGCAGTCTTAGACTAGATAAGTCGTAAGAATTAGGTATTTCATTTCCATATCTCATATACGATCTCAGTGCTGTTGGAGTGGTGTACAAGATGGTTGTACCGTGTTTTTCGACTATTTTCCAATATCGATCTGGGTCGGGAAAATCCGGAGCACCTTCATAAATAATTTCGGTCACTCCATGCATCAAGGGAGCGTATACAATATAGCTATGTCCTGTTATCCACCCTATATCTGCTGTACAGAAGAAAATATCGGTTGCATTAAAATCAAATACCCATTTTGCCGAAATATATAAATGAGTTAAATATCCGCCACTTCCATGTACAACCCCTTTAGGTTTACCGGTAGTTCCTGAAGTATATAATATAAATAATGGATCATTACTTTCCATCCATTCCGGTGGACAAAAACTTGATTCTTTGTTTACCAGGTTTTCAAACCAGATATCATTTTCTCCCATAATTAAATCCTCATGGGTTCTTTTGACGACGATCACTTTTTCGATAGAGGGTGTATTTTTTACGGCCTCATCAACTATTCTTTTCAATGGGACTATTTTTCCTCTTCTATATCCGCCGTCTGCTGTAATTATTATTTTAGATTTTGCATCGTTTACTCTGTCTATGATCGATTGAGAACTAAACCCAGAAAAAATGACCGAATGAATAGCTCCTATTCTTGCACAAGCTAACATTGATATCGGTAATTCGGGTATCATTGGAAGATATATTGTAATTCTATCTCCCTTTTTAATCCCCATTCTTTTGAATGAATTAGCTAATTGATTTACTCTACGAAACAATTGGTTGTATGTAATAGTAACTGACTCTCCATCTTCACCTTCCCAGATAATAGCTGCTTGGTTTTTCTTCTTTGTAGTCAAATGTTTATCTAGACAATTATAGGCCGCATTTAATTTTCCTCCAACAAACCATTTAGCAAAAGGATAATTCCAATCCAATACTTGCTGCCATTCTTTAAACCATACCAAGTTTTTCGCACAATCTGACCAGAATTGATTTGGATCTTGTCTAGCTTCATCCTTTATTTGTTTTATCTTAATTCCTTCCAGGGAGATGATTTGTTGATTTGTGTCATTGTTGACATGAGGATCATCCATCGGAAAATGATAAATTACCTTAACATAAATTCTTTTTTTACAAGTCAATCTGCCATGATATCCGCATTAAATTCGTGCATGGAAAAGATAGTTTCCACGACGTTAAAATTATCACCAAAGCATTGTAACTACCGCAGTTTTTTGCCATGGTAATAAACTTATGTACGAATGTTATGTAGGATTGTTGCAATAAATTAAAATAAATAGAAAGAACGAAAATAAACTGTGAAATATAGAAGCCGAACTGAAATAGTGGCCATGATTCTCGATGCAGCCAATGGTGGTGCTACCAAAACAAAAATAATGTATAAAGCATTTTTGAGCTATGCACAATTACGAGAGTATTTATCTGTGTTAATTGAAAATAATCTAATCGAGTATGTTGAGGGTTCTCAGGCTTATAAAACGACAGAAAAAGGATTGAACTTTCTCAAGATGCACAATGAGATTGGGGAATTGTTGAGTTCAACAGCACAAAAGTAAGCAATACCTTATATTTTCTTAATTTTACTTAAATTATTATGTTTCGTATATCCCTTAAAAATATTGCAAATAAATGAAGAAGAACTATTATAGAAATCTGAAATTAAAATACTAGAGAATTATTGTATTCTCGCTCTTTTGAATCAAAATCACTTCAATTATTGGTAGCCATTATGTGTGTAGTGTCTTGATTATTGATTGTATTTTCCATCGACGCTTCAACATAGCTAGCAACTTCATTACTTGATTCTTCTGTTCTTTCTGTATCTGTTCCTATCTCTCTCTGTTGTTCTTGTTGAATGTCATGATCATAATTTATGGTTTGTTCGGATTCATGATCTGTCTTCTGGACATTATATTCTATTACTTCTTCCTTATCGTCGGTTTGAACAGTTAATTGATCATTATTATTGGTAGTGGCTGTATTGTCGACTGTTTGTTGAGTTAGCTTATTGATAATATTATTAATTTCGGTTTTTTCTAAATTTACATGTTCTATTAATTCATTAGTATGCATAGTTATTTGTTGATAAATATCTTCAGTTATCTCGTTACTTTTATATTGTAACTTGGCATCAAAAAGAATCGAATTTATTCTCTTGGATTCCATGTCAATTTCTGATATTCTTTGATTCAATCTCTCTATGATTTCTTTTGTACTGTCTCCTAAATCATCCAGCCTTTTTTCATATTTTAAGTATATCAGTTCTGCATCGTCTTTCATACTATCGTTATCGGCTACAATTTCCTGTAATGCCTTAATCCTTTTCAACGTTAACGATTTCTCTCTTAATAGTTTTTGTGCATCCAGTCTCCATCGCGGGATGAAAATAACATAATCCCCCTGAACCAATAGTTGTTCATATGGCAAATTCTTTACTCCACTAGAGCCACAATCCACACTGACCGATTCTATGGATCCTTCTATATCTGTAATGATCCCTACTACTTTACCGATGTATGTTCCATACATATCTTTAACTTTCTTACTGACAAATTCGAGCTTTAATTCGCTCATGTATTTTCATTATTAGAGCAGTATAATGCTCACTGTGTGAAAAAAATTTTATAATATTGTAATATTTAGTCAACATTAATATTTCAAACATACATGAAAACGATTATGTAATATAATATGAATTACGAAAAATTTAATGACTTCGAAAAAAAACAATTAGAATCACATTTTTCTAACTCTGAAGATAATGTATTTGCAATAATTACCCCAAATCAAGTTGATCGTGGTGCTTTGATGTCCAGATATTCTAGAACTGATAAAACGATGAGGAGGGTCTATATCGATGAATTCCTATCAAATCCAAATAGGGGTCTAGAATTTTACAATAGGGTTCTTTTAGACTATGGTGATGATTCTGTAGCCGAGCTTGGTACGGCTCAATGTGCATTAGAGTGGATTTCAAATATTTCCGCACAAAAAATAGAAGATCACAGAATAGGTCTGTCTTTTTTGGAAAAGTCGTCACGTTATGTAGCCTTTGATAAAAAAATTAACGGGTTATATAAATATTATAGAGACAATCGAATTATGTCATCAATTTATGCTGATAGTTATGTGAAGTCTTGTGATCTGGCATTCGATATTTATGCCAAAAATATAAAATCTATGCAACAGTATCTTAAAGAAAAAACTCCAATTGACAATTTGGTATTTTATGATTCTGAAAAAAATAATGATAGTCCCT
Coding sequences:
- a CDS encoding NADH-quinone oxidoreductase subunit I, which codes for MPVAILPDVSEQHCIGCALCVEICTALGPDVLRVKPVEGWKRGKAFVFYPERCISDGACIGVCPTKAIFWMRPMEYTPGQPIPLKKNAIFTKGWEEG
- a CDS encoding winged helix-turn-helix domain-containing protein; its protein translation is MKYRSRTEIVAMILDAANGGATKTKIMYKAFLSYAQLREYLSVLIENNLIEYVEGSQAYKTTEKGLNFLKMHNEIGELLSSTAQK
- a CDS encoding DUF192 domain-containing protein gives rise to the protein MVKKITLLIPVIISAFIIGILGILFIPSDIVNKDFDFSKGTIKIDDELLTVEIADTDFDRKRWLTFRDEKLSPDSGLLLIYDKPDLYAMWLLNIRFPIDLMWFDQEGDLVYLKKNAQPCETILDSSECTFKNTNPAKFILAGASGFIQYHNISEHSKLEIISA
- a CDS encoding CdvA-like protein; translated protein: MSELKLEFVSKKVKDMYGTYIGKVVGIITDIEGSIESVSVDCGSSGVKNLPYEQLLVQGDYVIFIPRWRLDAQKLLREKSLTLKRIKALQEIVADNDSMKDDAELIYLKYEKRLDDLGDSTKEIIERLNQRISEIDMESKRINSILFDAKLQYKSNEITEDIYQQITMHTNELIEHVNLEKTEINNIINKLTQQTVDNTATTNNNDQLTVQTDDKEEVIEYNVQKTDHESEQTINYDHDIQQEQQREIGTDTERTEESSNEVASYVEASMENTINNQDTTHIMATNN
- a CDS encoding stage II sporulation protein M, which produces MLISIKKRLLLFFVAAIFFLCIFYAGYSFKMDESFSKELSKNFINQIRDIDELGIFFNNLKIALVMFIPIIGIIMGTISGFSTGLVFNSIINLSDTVSYTNPLIIFLTPFGILELLSYGLAISRGGILFFELIKRKFTKKSLIYLLIEVVLVGIMLFTGAIIEWMMIENIPRYNFTLYST
- the acs gene encoding acetate--CoA ligase, encoding MDDPHVNNDTNQQIISLEGIKIKQIKDEARQDPNQFWSDCAKNLVWFKEWQQVLDWNYPFAKWFVGGKLNAAYNCLDKHLTTKKKNQAAIIWEGEDGESVTITYNQLFRRVNQLANSFKRMGIKKGDRITIYLPMIPELPISMLACARIGAIHSVIFSGFSSQSIIDRVNDAKSKIIITADGGYRRGKIVPLKRIVDEAVKNTPSIEKVIVVKRTHEDLIMGENDIWFENLVNKESSFCPPEWMESNDPLFILYTSGTTGKPKGVVHGSGGYLTHLYISAKWVFDFNATDIFFCTADIGWITGHSYIVYAPLMHGVTEIIYEGAPDFPDPDRYWKIVEKHGTTILYTTPTALRSYMRYGNEIPNSYDLSSLRLLGTVGEPINPEVWKWYFDVIGKKNCPIIDTWWQTETGGIMISMCPGIENLKMKPGSGSFSLPGIEIEIVDDRGIKIEDGKKGYLTIKKPWPGMLISLWNNKERYKETYWQKAENSFFTGDFAYQDNDKYIWVLGRADDILKVAGHRLGTIELESAFVSHPSIAEAAVTSKRDKIKGETIIAFLVLRKEIQPTQNLSIEVNEHIKRTIGPIASAEKIYFVNKLPKTRSGKIMRRLLKSIVNKETIGDISTLEDEASIEEISHELDAINKQI
- a CDS encoding DNA-directed DNA polymerase II small subunit, which encodes MTIDLNLSKIISFIISRGFQIHPDALVLIENMEGEMIQIVEEILSTKKERKEPKIISSEDIRRALGLKHITLTENDEVNRYSTLVNHSNSDRHYNIEKASEKTALEIITHDSSDFKNHYNNNVVYDSNYSINSGEGVQGYISLFRSRFDKSLKILSNRPDGKRIKRIGTIKQSFNQSRNNSNSNLQSKEKNEGSLFVAGLVMEKKLKKSSYNIIIDDQTGLLEIAAYNDDLKKQISLLTLDQMIMIELENNTKKKNYVMKNLYSLDVPDRISNRAHSEIYAVLISDLHIGSKFFMENEFQMFLNWLNSTGEHKDIVSKIKYICICGDLIDGIGIFPHQDKELLEKDSFSQMEHATKLLSRIPKHMKVFLIPGNHDLGRRALPQPAIPKKYADKIYSLSNITMLGNPCMIDMEGVRTLMFHGQSLDDTIATIPGLSYSKPAEAMKILLKARHLSPIYGQRTPIAPEVEDMMVIEEVPDIFHSGHVHVIDVDSYKGTLVVNSGAWQTQTPFQRAMGITPTPGIAIVVNLSTLKPYQINFANF
- the cbiE gene encoding precorrin-6y C5,15-methyltransferase (decarboxylating) subunit CbiE, with the protein product MTKKLYVVGVGPGSKEYLTNYSIDIIKKSRFVIGYKYTLHTIRHLIDESYHQIFEVTMKNQEEVYLNVFNNLMNENDICTVPFTGDANFSESEVVDRLLDLFGDDNVEIIPGISSIQIASAKSRVPLDKANIITFHVTGDIEERKIDLIKSIVDKRSVIVVPRPWPNDPSKNFMPSEISSYIKEKGIDTSTIDVWVFENLANNEKETVYKGKLDSLINKNFSDLSVMVIDQNKRQSYLDF